In a single window of the Desulfobacterales bacterium genome:
- a CDS encoding Dabb family protein, whose product MMLSHIVVFWLKDDLSVEQKDKFCAGLESLKKIDFARVVHIGTPAATADRTVIDKSYSFAINSVFQSMSDQDQYQIHPLHQAFLQECVPMCARVKIYDFE is encoded by the coding sequence ATGATGTTATCTCATATTGTCGTATTTTGGCTGAAAGACGATTTGTCAGTCGAGCAGAAAGACAAATTTTGTGCCGGTTTGGAATCATTAAAAAAAATTGACTTCGCCCGGGTTGTCCATATCGGCACACCGGCTGCCACTGCTGATCGTACCGTGATCGATAAATCCTATTCGTTTGCGATCAATTCCGTTTTCCAATCAATGAGCGATCAGGACCAGTACCAGATTCACCCGCTCCACCAGGCGTTCTTACAGGAATGCGTCCCCATGTGCGCCAGGGTTAAGATTTACGATTTTGAATAG